The nucleotide window gctatgagatgCACTCTCGTCGCTGTATACTATAAgtccatggggtctgaactggcagtgactgactaggaacTAGATCTTGGGGTCATAGCGAATAGTTTGATGTAGACGTTGACCCAGTGTGCCACAGTTGTGAAAAaacggcaaattccatgttagccaTCATTAGGTTTTATTGAAAATAAATCtgatgatatcataatgccattgcataaatgtattcagtagatgcatttggaatactgtgtacatttcttCTTACCACACTTCAAAGaatatattgtagagttggaaaaggttcagaaaggggaaagcagaatgatcaagaggatggagcgacacccctatgaggaaagattgcacagtttgggtctttttagtttagagaaaaggcaagtcagaggtgacatgatacaagtgtataaaattatgcatggcatggtaaaagtgaatagagaaatttttttcccctttctcataatactagaacttgtgaacattcaatgaagttgaatgttcaggacaaataaaagaaagtatttcttcatgcagcaAATAGTTAAATTCTGAAATTcattcccataagaggcagtggtcaccaccaacttggatggatttaaaagggctatcaatagctactggccatgatgggtGTGCTCAggcaccatagtcagatgcagtatgcttctaaaaaccagtttCCGGTGCCTCTGGAAAGGAGAGTggtcttgtactcaggtcctgattgtggattTCCCatgggtgtctggttggccactgtgagaacaggatgctgcaatagatgggccactggcctgttccagcaggcttttcttgtaTTCTTATAATGATTGCTTGCAAAAGAGTACACTTGATATGACTAGCATGGGAAAAAATAGCTCTCTTTTCCTTGTTCTGTCATTCTCATGAACTCAAACTGAAATGGACATGTTAATGTTGACACACCAAGCTTATTTGTTTCTGTGTGTCTCTACTACTGAGATGTGTTGGATTCCTGTGAGAGCAAATCTCTAGGAACACAAAAGAGATGTTAATAAATCTCCTCCTCATGTTGACATATTCTTACTGCTATCATAGACCTGAGTGCAGGAAGACTTTTATGAAGTGGCATGTATGACAGATACACTGTAATGTAACATCACTGGAGGAGAAAAAGAACTTCGTGTTGAGAGAAATAGAAATCCATGAAGAAAAATAGTAAGTAACTATTAAAATATTGAATTTTCTCAGATTCTTTTACAATGAAAAGAATGAATCACTCTcatcccttcttccccctccccacatatcTATATGATCTACTCTGTTCTACATATACACACTTTCTCCTgcagctctttctctctctatccATCAGTCTCTcattgattaattaatttaaaaaatcttagaCTTACTTGAGTTCTCTATTTTCAGTAATTTTCACAAAAGGAATGAAAGACATCTGTTATATAATTTCAAATATAGAGAAATCTACAGCAGGCATCATGGGCCACCAATTATATACTGTAAAGTGAACTGGAATTAAATGTGGACTTTCTTCCTCAGGCAAATCACCTGAGAAGTTTTAATGGAAGGAATTTTACAGACAGCCCTAAATGATTTGGTAAGAATAGTAAAGTTATAATGGACAGATATTTTGTTAATGCCCAAAGTCTTTATTAGTTAGCCAAGGACTATCAGTTATACAAAAAAAATTCACTCAAAGCACAATAAAAACCAAACACTACATCCAGCCTTCCCTTCTACAGCAGTACTAACAAACCATAGCACATCACTAAAAATTTGAAATGCTACTTGTATTTATAATTTAAGTCAATACTTTAACTCAAATTTAGCAACCTTTTGTTatctgccccccccacacacctttcctcccttctttcattgttCCAAATCGTGCTGGCAGTCAAACATGTGGGGATGAGCCTATACTTTTTTAACAGACAGAACTGCAGTTAGGAAGCTGGCTGGATCAAATAGGATCCTATGGGTCTGGTTTGTTAGCAGAAAGACCACAATGTCCTCTTCTCTCCAATTGTTTTTGTTCCCCAGCCAGTTTGCTCTGAATTTCTGTCTTGGGCTGACTGCATTGCAGCACCATGTGTTCTAGGGCTTCCACAGCTGGCTGTCCACACTGCCACCAGCTCTCTTTCAAGGGAATCTCTCTTTCCTATCCTAGTTTAACTGCAGAGGGAAAGCTCTTCCTTCTTGACAAGATAATTACTGTCTGACATTATGGATATGCTAGTTTTGTTATATACGGTGGGACAGAGCTCCTAACATCCCAGCTTGGGTAGAAGGGAGATGTTCTCTTTGTATTCAGTTAATGGAAATCTAAATCCAAAATACATTGCCTCACCAAATCCATAGGTTATATTGCAAATGTATGAATTGCTTATATGCCAATCCTGAACAACTTTACATTATCCCCAGCGGAGCCtaacattctttctttctttctttctttctttctttctttctttctttctttctttctttctttctttctttctttctttctttctttctttctttctttctttctttctttctttctttctttctttctcttaaaaaacaaaacaaaacatatttcaatTTCAACCTAGCCTGTTATTACATTGCACAAGTGCCAGTTTCATCAAGTACAGGCTGTCCTAAACCATCCTTCATTTTCCTTTGCCAGATTATCTACCATTTGTATACAGCAACTTCCCCTTCTTTCAAAGCCTTGTCTCTGGTTGAATGTAGACAACCATTGTCACATGGGGTGCTGTCTCATGcttagtcagaccattagtccctcTAGTTCACAATGTTTACCCCAACCttctccaaccctccctcccttgattTTGAATTACAGCACCCTTCTCTTCCACTCAGCACAATCGATGATTgggaatgatgagagctgtagttcaaatcTTCTGGAGAACACCAGTTTGGGAAAGGCAGGCATGCGCTGATTGCAAACCACTCTTCTGTGATGTCAGACAGGGATCTTTTCCAATCCTTCCTGGGGATGCCATGGATTGATCTATTGGCTTGTTCCATTGAAGCATGTACTATGTTACTGAGTTAGACCCTGTCACCAAACATATATGTAGAATAAGTGATAGGTTTACCACATTTTACCAAGATATTTGCCTGATATCAAGAGATAATCAAGAGAAACAAAGTACACAAATCattcatgcttttttaaaaaagaataaatatgGCCAGAGTTCTTTGTGGTGAATTGAGCCCTGTTAAGGTTGATCTGCCAAGTGCATAACTATTAACATATCGGCAACCTTAACTTCACCTCTTCATTTTTGTTTCTTAGATGGTATGAAACAGCCTCCCTCCTTTTACACTTGAGCTGACACATTACATTCACAAAAATGACGGAAGCAACAATTTCATTAGCTAAGGATGTAGTATTGATTGTGAATTTGAAACAATAGGACTAAATTCCATACACCAAAAAAACCAGTTAATGCAAGATGGTATactggtaatttatttatttagagattCAAGATTTTAATTAAAACTGTGCTTCTCTGACATACACAAATGAGTTTGTAAGGCTAGGTCCGTCACtactatcattatcatcatcacaaccaccaccatcatcttAAAATTACAAGTACAAATACGGTAGCTCTCACCTACTTTGTTCTCAGTTTAACAGTCCTTCTGCTTTCTTCCACAGGCAACATGGATAAGAAGGAACAAAGCAACATTAATCGGTCCTTCCACTCGGAATTTCTTCTCTTGGAATTCTCAGAGGTTCGGGAGCTGCAGATTCTCCAGTTCTTTGGGTTCCTTCTTTATTATCTGGCAACAGTTATCGGGAATCTTCTCATCATCTCTGCAGTCGCCTCTGACCACCGCCTgcacactcccatgtacttctTCCTGATGAACTTAGCCATGCAAGACCTGGGCCAGGTTTCAGTCATTATCCCTAAATCCATGGCCAATTCTCTCATGAATACTAGACACATTTCCTATTCTGGATGTGTTGCTcaagtcttttttttaatgttctttgcaTCATCTGATTTCTCTCTTCTGACAGTCATGGCATATGATCGGTATATTGCTATTTGCAATCCATTACAATATGAGATGCTGATGAATAAGCAAGCCTGCATCCAAATGATTGCTAGTGTGTGGATCACTGGATTTCTCTATGGTGTCTTAAATGCCGGAGGCACCTTTGCACCCCCTTTTTGCTCCAATGTTGTCAATCAGTTTTTCTGTGAAATCCCACAGTTACTTAAGCTGGTGTGCTCTGATGTGAACCAAATTGAAATTGGAGCTCTTGTGTTAGGTATTGTCCTTGtattttgctgttttattttcatcaTTATAACCTATGTGCACATCTTCACCTCAGTGCTGAGAATCCCGTCTACTAAAGGAAGGCAAAAGGCCTTCTCTACATGCCTTCCTCACCTCACTGTTGTCTCCATACTTCTAACCACTGGATTCTTTACTTACCTCAAGCCTACTTCTAACAGCCCATCACATCTGGATTTGGCATTTTCTATGATATATTCAATGGTTCCACCCTTGATAAATCCAATAATCTACAGCATGAGAAACAAGGAGATTAAAAATGCTCTGTCAAAGCTATTGGGGTCTGGGGCACTTTTCTTTAAATAACTTCTCAAGTCTTGGGAAGGTGAATTCTGTGTACagctctaataacagaaaactggACATCCTATGATGAATgatattattattcattaaatttatattgtgCCCTCCCCCAAGAAGAAGCCTGGATTAGAATTTGAAGAGTTGGATTGgattgtttgcttaacaaccctgtacattttcatgtcgataaacaaaacagtcagaaaaaaaATGAGAGTGCAAAGTCTAAAGAGTgagagaaaaaaaccaagagccctttttgacttttttctctcagagttctcataatctgttgatgttcattaaaaatcagccatgttcacagagtacctgtaatcatgttactgaccttgccccacacgctgaccttcatcttctgcagttgaaaagttaaaaaaaaatgcctggctgatttttaattaatttaaatgtgTTTCAATTGAACTgcatgataatgttgggcatgctcagtaagaacccactgtcagtgttctaaaagccagattcatagctgctgggcttggctaatcagggggccacacctacaccagactttgatttcatgtgcgacagtcatggcttctatcagataatcccgggaagtgtagtttgtgaagagtgctgagaggagactcctattcccctgagggagctccagtggtcagagtggtttaacagtcagctactctgattgaaggtctgtgaggggaacagggcttctcctagcaactcttagtagccttcattaactacacacacagccatgaagctgactgggtgaccttgggccagtcactgcttctcagcctcagaggaaggcaatagtaaaaccacctctgaatactctttactatgaaaaccctattcatgcggtcaccataagtcgagatcgacttgaaggcagtccatttccattttcaaatgattacacagaaataaatcccattgaactcaaaaagtctgcaactgatcaaacccacctcccttctcctccttcctatcccctctctcttgccccctccccctccaatccccttccatcctcctccccatggtcagttttacctatcttaagcatgattgcatgggagtaaattccattcagctcaaaaagcatgaaaatgatcaaacctgcccttccctgcccctttgcccctcccctgataatccccctccccctccttctcctcccatctcccctccctttctccttccctctcctctcccctctccctgcttctcccccatggtcagttttacctatcctaaccatgattacataggagtaaatcccactgaactcaataagcatgcaaatgatcagacctgactttccactccttcccctctcctctcccttcgtcTTCCCCTccactcttcttcctccttccctgctcaTTCCAGCCAtccatccctcccccctggtcagttttacctatcctaagcatgattgcacaggagtaaatcccactgaactcaataaatatgtaaataatcaaacctgtccttctcctccccttctcctccttcctcctcccctccacccttcctcctctccctcctcctcctccccttcccatcccctgtggtcagtttcacctatcctaagcatgactgcaggagagtaaatcccactgaactcaataagcatgcaaatgatcaatccattctcagcaaacttgcacaggatcccatttcttacctcccggattaaaaagcagggaaattcactaacaggcaaaataaaccttgtggtttatagcccacagatatttctatcaaactttaaaaagcagggaaattgggcagctataatgaatgcatatggggaacaggagacctgacctcctctctgagatattgtactgccctacaaatttgtcaaaatgcaaacacaatttggggtggtctttcacagtataatccacttcctgtgtagcttggaagaatttggta belongs to Rhineura floridana isolate rRhiFlo1 chromosome 11, rRhiFlo1.hap2, whole genome shotgun sequence and includes:
- the LOC133367747 gene encoding olfactory receptor 14A16-like, whose protein sequence is MDKKEQSNINRSFHSEFLLLEFSEVRELQILQFFGFLLYYLATVIGNLLIISAVASDHRLHTPMYFFLMNLAMQDLGQVSVIIPKSMANSLMNTRHISYSGCVAQVFFLMFFASSDFSLLTVMAYDRYIAICNPLQYEMLMNKQACIQMIASVWITGFLYGVLNAGGTFAPPFCSNVVNQFFCEIPQLLKLVCSDVNQIEIGALVLGIVLVFCCFIFIIITYVHIFTSVLRIPSTKGRQKAFSTCLPHLTVVSILLTTGFFTYLKPTSNSPSHLDLAFSMIYSMVPPLINPIIYSMRNKEIKNALSKLLGSGALFFK